A DNA window from Arachis duranensis cultivar V14167 chromosome 3, aradu.V14167.gnm2.J7QH, whole genome shotgun sequence contains the following coding sequences:
- the LOC107477477 gene encoding putative disease resistance protein At3g14460 isoform X3: protein MGRSLLSSFLADLVDNIKRIITSQTKRSVVKSLQKVMSTLLPLDAVVDYAEEKQFGGGRYAQAVKDWLNEVQDALYQLDEILLQNLTTISSLDRHPLLGWQFVRIMEKKANPGKKFKAQILDTLKNLESLVKKIGVLGLTVEPVTKRWMESSGDLYSTSDVLDNYPKYDFLGRNEEVKTILDYLLSTTTESEQHIKVINIVGFAGVGKTSLVDVIYSNHKERCGGKKCLLVLDDIRIEDSLHNWSKLIASFETGAARGSAIILTSIPLYDPKQLMIPATHTVHLSLLSTENCLSIFMGHAWRQTDNVCQPPEELSTVGKKIVNKLGNLPLALKMTGSLLQDKLDLNPQWDKILCEFLDGTNLLPIPSFLVMCYLDLPAPVKRCFAYLSLFPKSYHFRQKEVICQWMAQGFLKNTESGKSMEDTGDAYLGYLIKRSFLQPAFGYNDRFMMHNLVHDLAIYVFGESYKHHLCYDRRMEDFPAKSILKHGRSLRTIMPVYLPTERGNSEFDPEMLQPVIMKLSQHVFRVLSLSHYKITSLPASIGELRHLCYLNVSYTNLKELPDSICDLLNLQTLLLRGCYSLTTLPDRLCNLVNLRHLDFQGSSLQRMPPNMHNLTSLLILTDFIVSDTGPRLGDLAGLSNLKVLAISNLQNVAHANDASDAKLKEKGLADLWLSWDYVHDSNRYGNEMEVLKKLEPSHKDLKILKVTYYPGARFPRWLGDPSYSALLNLDLYYCENFESLPTLGLLPFLRELYIGRFTKVSSVGLEFYGEMTASQKPFQSLKVLRFSHMPEWKKWNIVEGIEFPHLVHLCILQCPKLVGDLPNELPSLKKLEIIGCTHLVAPLPNVSNTCEVFVQNSHSQPSLDLDKDTVPQKVHEITPVPNSGFRGTSTASEIEEILHGSLMETESVVSRFPFSSSSDTTMSPRPKETSSVVFRHQVEAETGSQSSMVEADIPITTQAAVIPPTNNTPSTTAPFNNEEAGNPRSSFEVLKVSTVSQLKSLPPTLHTLKIEGCEYLEAIPNGLLAGLTSLKELYLISCGSLKSLPSLGSVTALYIRNCRRLENLSSSESKMQLAFLHHLFIGSSCDSLTTLTLDFFPKLKNLCIWDCSNLQSFNVIKEIKGDLQSLESLEIRDCPRLMSFPEGGLHAPNLESIFLSNCQNLNNLPDGMTSLTSLKTLFLHKCPEIESFPYGGLPSSLILLSIAYCDKLTPQKNWRMDTLESLNRLEFEGGCMGMDSFPEDMILPPNISSLRISTLKSLKKLNYRGFQYLNALHTPEIHCCDVLHSLPDEELPSSLNQLCVQECPLLTPRLKPKSGKEWHKVARIPHIQIDHQIIC, encoded by the exons ATGGGTAGATCCTTACTATCCTCTTTCCTTGCTGATTTGGTAGACAACATAAAACGTATCATCACCTCTCAAACCAAGCGTAGTGTGGTGAAATCACTGCAAAAGGTCATGTCAACATTGTTACCCCTTGATGCTGTGGTtgattatgcagaagagaagcAGTTCGGAGGAGGAAGATATGCACAAGCAGTGAAGGACTGGTTAAATGAAGTACAAGATGCTCTATACCAACTGGATGAAATTCTGCTGCAGAACTTGACCACCATCAGTTCTCTAGATCGGCATCCGTTGCTGGGCTGGCAGTTCGTCAGAATCATGGAAAAAAAAGCGAATCCAGGCAAGAAATTCAAGGCTCAAATCCTTGATACCCTCAAGAATTTAGAATCTCTGGTGAAAAAGATTGGTGTCCTTGGCTTAACTGTTGAGCCTGTTACTAAGAGGTGGATGGAATCCAGTGGAGATTTGTATTCAACTTCTGATGTGTTGGATAACTATCCAAAGTATGACTTCTTAGGGAGAAATGAAGAAGTGAAGACTATTTTGGATTACCTGTTATCAACTACTACTGAAAGTGAACAACATATCAAGGTGATTAACATAGTGGGATTCGCTGGGGTGGGCAAGACTAGCTTGGTGGATGTTATCTACTCAAACCACAAG GAAAGGTGTGGTGGGAAGAAATGTCTGTTGGTGTTGGATGACATCAGGATTGAGGATAGCTTACACAACTGGAGCAAGCTGATTGCTTCCTTTGAAACTGGAGCAGCAAGAGGGAGTGCCATAATTCTAACATCCATTCCTCTTTATGACCCAAAGCAACTTATGATACCTGCGACTCATACTGTGCATCTGAGTTTGCTGTCAACAGAGAATTGCTTGTCAATCTTTATGGGGCATGCTTGGAGACAGACAGATAACGTTTGTCAACCCCCGGAAGAACTATCAACAGttggaaaaaaaattgtcaaCAAATTGGGAAATCTTCCCTTGGCTCTAAAAATGACAGGGAGCCTTCTGCAAGATAAGCTGGATTTGAATCCTCAATGGGATAAGATATTGTGTGAATTTCTGGATGGCACAAATCTTCTTCCCATCCCTTCATTTCTAGTGATGTGCTATCTTGATCTCCCTGCACCAGTTAAACGGTGCTTTGCATATTTGTCACTATTTCCAAAGTCTTACCACTTCAGGCAGAAGGAGGTGATCTGCCAGTGGATGGCTCAAGGCTTTCTGAAAAACACTGAATCTGGTAAAAGCATGGAAGACACTGGGGATGCATATTTAGGTTATCTAATCAAGAGGTCTTTCTTGCAACCTGCCTTTGGTTATAATGATAGATTTATGATGCATAATCTTGTTCATGACTTGGCAATTTACGTGTTTGGAGAATCATACAAGCACCATTTATGTTACGATAGAAGGATGGAGGATTTTCCAGCAAAATCTATTCTCAAACATGGGAGATCGTTGAGAACAATTATGCCAGTGTACTTGCCAACTGAAAGGGGAAATAGTGAGTTTGATCCCGAGATGTTACAGCCTGTGATTATGAAGTTGAGTCAGCATGTCTTCCGGGTCTTATCTTTATCACACTATAAGATCACCAGCTTGCCTGCTTCAATAGGAGAACTGAGACATCTCTGCTACCTTAACGTTTCTTACACCAACTTAAAGGAGCTGCCAGATTCCATTTGTGACCTGCTAAATTTGCAGACACTTTTACTCAGAGGCTGTTATTCACTCACAACATTGCCCGACAGACTATGTAATTTGGTAAACTTGCGACATCTTGATTTCCAAGGAAGCAGCTTGCAAAGGATGCCTCCAAATATGCACAATTTGACGAGTCTCTTGATATTGACAGACTTCATTGTTTCCGATACCGGGCCAAGACTTGGAGATTTAGCAGGACTGTCCAATCTCAAAGTTCTAGCTATTTCAAACTTGCAAAATGTGGCCCATGCTAATGATGCTTCAGATGCCAAACTAAAAGAGAAGGGTCTTGCTGATCTTTGGCTTTCATGGGACTATGTCCATGATAGCAATAGGTATGGGAATGAAATGGAAGTGCTCAAGAAACTAGAACCATCGCACAAAGacttgaaaatattaaaagttacatATTATCCTGGTGCAAGATTCCCAAGATGGTTGGGGGATCCATCTTACTCGGCTCTACTGAATCTAGATCTCTATTACTGTGAAAACTTCGAGTCATTACCAACACTGGGTCTGCTGCCGTTTCTTAGGGAACTCTATATTGGAAGGTTCACAAAAGTAAGTTCTGTAGGCCTTGAGTTCTACGGGGAGATGACTGCTTCGCAGAAACCGTTTCAATCTTTAAAGGTTTTACGGTTTTCGCATATGCCAGAATGGAAAAAATGGAACATAGTCGAAGGCATCGAGTTTCCACATCTGGTTCATCTTTGTATATTACAGTGTCCCAAGCTGGTGGGAGATTTGCCTAATGAACTTCCTTCTTTAAAGAAGTTGGAGATCATTGGATGCactcaccttgtggctccactTCCGAATGTTTCCAATACTTGTGAAGTGTTTGTACAGAACAGCCACTCACAACCATCCTTGGATCTGGATAAAGATACAGTTCCACAAAAAGTACATGAAATCACCCCAGTACCCAATTCTGGTTTTCGAGGTACTAGCACTGCAAGTGAGATTGAAGAAATCCTTCATGGATCATTGATGGAAACTGAATCTGTAGTAAGCAGATTTCCTTTTAGTTCTTCTTCAGATACAACCATGTCCCCAAGGCCAAAAGAGACTTCCTCAGTTGTGTTTAGGCATCAAGTTGAAGCTGAAACAGGCTCGCAGTCTTCAATGGTTGAAGCTGATATTCCAATCACCACTCAAGCAGCTGTCATTCCTCCCACCAATAATACACCTTCCACAACAGCTCCTTTCAACAATGAAGAAGCAGGTAATCCACGATCATCCTTTGAAGTACTAAAGGTTTCAACTGTATCACAATTGAAGTCATTGCCGCCCACGCTGCACACTCTAAAAATTGAAGGGTGCGAGTACCTGGAAGCCATACCCAATGGTTTACTAGCCGGATTAACATCTCTTAAGGAGTTGTATCTCATTAGTTGTGGTTCTCTTAAATCCCTCCCTTCCCTTGGTTCTGTGACAGCACTTTACATACGTAACTGCAGAAGATTGGAAAATCTGTCATCTTCTGAATCAAAAATGCAGCTTGCCTTCCTCCACCACTTGTTCATAGGAAGTAGCTGTGATTCTCTCACTACCTTGACCTTAGATTTCTTCCCCAAACTCAAAAATCTCTGCATTTGGGATTGTTCAAACTTGCAATCATTTAATGTTATTAAAGAGATCAAGGGCGATCTTCAGTCACTTGAATCTTTAGAGATTAGAGATTGCCCCAGATTGATGTCTTTTCCAGAGGGAGGATTACATGCCCCAAATCTGGAATCCATATTCCTTTCCAATTGCCAGAATCTTAACAATTTGCCAGATGGTATGACCTCTCTGACATCCCTCAAGACATTATTTCTACATAAATGTCCAGAGATTGAATCTTTTCCATATGGGGGCTTGCCTTCAAGTTTAATTTTACTCTCCATAGCTTATTGTGACAAACTTACACCACAAAAGAATTGGAGAATGGACACTCTTGAGTCTCTCAACCGATTGGAGTTTGAAGGTGGATGCATGGGCATGGATTCATTTCCAGAGGACATGATACTTCCTCCCAATATAAGCTCACTGCGCATAAGCACACTGAAGAGTCTCAAGAAGCTAAACTACAGAGGGTTCCAATATCTGAATGCTCTTCATACACCTGAAATTCATTGCTGTGACGTCCTTCATTCCTTGCCTGATGAAGAACTTCCTTCCTCCCTTAATCAACTTTGTGTCCAAGAATGCCCTTTGCTGACTCCAAGACTTAAACCAAAAAGTGGGAAGGAGTGGCACAAGGTGGCTCGAATTCCACACATACAAATTGATCACCAAATAATCTGTTGA
- the LOC107477477 gene encoding putative disease resistance protein At3g14460 isoform X1 has protein sequence MGRSLLSSFLADLVDNIKRIITSQTKRSVVKSLQKVMSTLLPLDAVVDYAEEKQFGGGRYAQAVKDWLNEVQDALYQLDEILLQNLTTISSLDRHPLLGWQFVRIMEKKANPGKKFKAQILDTLKNLESLVKKIGVLGLTVEPVTKRWMESSGDLYSTSDVLDNYPKYDFLGRNEEVKTILDYLLSTTTESEQHIKVINIVGFAGVGKTSLVDVIYSNHKVRESFKLRAQITVPYIANLTVKNILEEITGNFCGGEDEDFDFLCKILQERCGGKKCLLVLDDIRIEDSLHNWSKLIASFETGAARGSAIILTSIPLYDPKQLMIPATHTVHLSLLSTENCLSIFMGHAWRQTDNVCQPPEELSTVGKKIVNKLGNLPLALKMTGSLLQDKLDLNPQWDKILCEFLDGTNLLPIPSFLVMCYLDLPAPVKRCFAYLSLFPKSYHFRQKEVICQWMAQGFLKNTESGKSMEDTGDAYLGYLIKRSFLQPAFGYNDRFMMHNLVHDLAIYVFGESYKHHLCYDRRMEDFPAKSILKHGRSLRTIMPVYLPTERGNSEFDPEMLQPVIMKLSQHVFRVLSLSHYKITSLPASIGELRHLCYLNVSYTNLKELPDSICDLLNLQTLLLRGCYSLTTLPDRLCNLVNLRHLDFQGSSLQRMPPNMHNLTSLLILTDFIVSDTGPRLGDLAGLSNLKVLAISNLQNVAHANDASDAKLKEKGLADLWLSWDYVHDSNRYGNEMEVLKKLEPSHKDLKILKVTYYPGARFPRWLGDPSYSALLNLDLYYCENFESLPTLGLLPFLRELYIGRFTKVSSVGLEFYGEMTASQKPFQSLKVLRFSHMPEWKKWNIVEGIEFPHLVHLCILQCPKLVGDLPNELPSLKKLEIIGCTHLVAPLPNVSNTCEVFVQNSHSQPSLDLDKDTVPQKVHEITPVPNSGFRGTSTASEIEEILHGSLMETESVVSRFPFSSSSDTTMSPRPKETSSVVFRHQVEAETGSQSSMVEADIPITTQAAVIPPTNNTPSTTAPFNNEEAGNPRSSFEVLKVSTVSQLKSLPPTLHTLKIEGCEYLEAIPNGLLAGLTSLKELYLISCGSLKSLPSLGSVTALYIRNCRRLENLSSSESKMQLAFLHHLFIGSSCDSLTTLTLDFFPKLKNLCIWDCSNLQSFNVIKEIKGDLQSLESLEIRDCPRLMSFPEGGLHAPNLESIFLSNCQNLNNLPDGMTSLTSLKTLFLHKCPEIESFPYGGLPSSLILLSIAYCDKLTPQKNWRMDTLESLNRLEFEGGCMGMDSFPEDMILPPNISSLRISTLKSLKKLNYRGFQYLNALHTPEIHCCDVLHSLPDEELPSSLNQLCVQECPLLTPRLKPKSGKEWHKVARIPHIQIDHQIIC, from the coding sequence ATGGGTAGATCCTTACTATCCTCTTTCCTTGCTGATTTGGTAGACAACATAAAACGTATCATCACCTCTCAAACCAAGCGTAGTGTGGTGAAATCACTGCAAAAGGTCATGTCAACATTGTTACCCCTTGATGCTGTGGTtgattatgcagaagagaagcAGTTCGGAGGAGGAAGATATGCACAAGCAGTGAAGGACTGGTTAAATGAAGTACAAGATGCTCTATACCAACTGGATGAAATTCTGCTGCAGAACTTGACCACCATCAGTTCTCTAGATCGGCATCCGTTGCTGGGCTGGCAGTTCGTCAGAATCATGGAAAAAAAAGCGAATCCAGGCAAGAAATTCAAGGCTCAAATCCTTGATACCCTCAAGAATTTAGAATCTCTGGTGAAAAAGATTGGTGTCCTTGGCTTAACTGTTGAGCCTGTTACTAAGAGGTGGATGGAATCCAGTGGAGATTTGTATTCAACTTCTGATGTGTTGGATAACTATCCAAAGTATGACTTCTTAGGGAGAAATGAAGAAGTGAAGACTATTTTGGATTACCTGTTATCAACTACTACTGAAAGTGAACAACATATCAAGGTGATTAACATAGTGGGATTCGCTGGGGTGGGCAAGACTAGCTTGGTGGATGTTATCTACTCAAACCACAAGGTGAGAGAGTCTTTTAAACTTAGAGCTCAAATCACTGTGCCTTACATTGCTAACTTGACGGTTAAGAATATTCTTGAGGAAATCACTGGAAATTTTTGTGGTGGTGAGGATGAGGATTTCGATTTTTTATGTAAGATATTGCAGGAAAGGTGTGGTGGGAAGAAATGTCTGTTGGTGTTGGATGACATCAGGATTGAGGATAGCTTACACAACTGGAGCAAGCTGATTGCTTCCTTTGAAACTGGAGCAGCAAGAGGGAGTGCCATAATTCTAACATCCATTCCTCTTTATGACCCAAAGCAACTTATGATACCTGCGACTCATACTGTGCATCTGAGTTTGCTGTCAACAGAGAATTGCTTGTCAATCTTTATGGGGCATGCTTGGAGACAGACAGATAACGTTTGTCAACCCCCGGAAGAACTATCAACAGttggaaaaaaaattgtcaaCAAATTGGGAAATCTTCCCTTGGCTCTAAAAATGACAGGGAGCCTTCTGCAAGATAAGCTGGATTTGAATCCTCAATGGGATAAGATATTGTGTGAATTTCTGGATGGCACAAATCTTCTTCCCATCCCTTCATTTCTAGTGATGTGCTATCTTGATCTCCCTGCACCAGTTAAACGGTGCTTTGCATATTTGTCACTATTTCCAAAGTCTTACCACTTCAGGCAGAAGGAGGTGATCTGCCAGTGGATGGCTCAAGGCTTTCTGAAAAACACTGAATCTGGTAAAAGCATGGAAGACACTGGGGATGCATATTTAGGTTATCTAATCAAGAGGTCTTTCTTGCAACCTGCCTTTGGTTATAATGATAGATTTATGATGCATAATCTTGTTCATGACTTGGCAATTTACGTGTTTGGAGAATCATACAAGCACCATTTATGTTACGATAGAAGGATGGAGGATTTTCCAGCAAAATCTATTCTCAAACATGGGAGATCGTTGAGAACAATTATGCCAGTGTACTTGCCAACTGAAAGGGGAAATAGTGAGTTTGATCCCGAGATGTTACAGCCTGTGATTATGAAGTTGAGTCAGCATGTCTTCCGGGTCTTATCTTTATCACACTATAAGATCACCAGCTTGCCTGCTTCAATAGGAGAACTGAGACATCTCTGCTACCTTAACGTTTCTTACACCAACTTAAAGGAGCTGCCAGATTCCATTTGTGACCTGCTAAATTTGCAGACACTTTTACTCAGAGGCTGTTATTCACTCACAACATTGCCCGACAGACTATGTAATTTGGTAAACTTGCGACATCTTGATTTCCAAGGAAGCAGCTTGCAAAGGATGCCTCCAAATATGCACAATTTGACGAGTCTCTTGATATTGACAGACTTCATTGTTTCCGATACCGGGCCAAGACTTGGAGATTTAGCAGGACTGTCCAATCTCAAAGTTCTAGCTATTTCAAACTTGCAAAATGTGGCCCATGCTAATGATGCTTCAGATGCCAAACTAAAAGAGAAGGGTCTTGCTGATCTTTGGCTTTCATGGGACTATGTCCATGATAGCAATAGGTATGGGAATGAAATGGAAGTGCTCAAGAAACTAGAACCATCGCACAAAGacttgaaaatattaaaagttacatATTATCCTGGTGCAAGATTCCCAAGATGGTTGGGGGATCCATCTTACTCGGCTCTACTGAATCTAGATCTCTATTACTGTGAAAACTTCGAGTCATTACCAACACTGGGTCTGCTGCCGTTTCTTAGGGAACTCTATATTGGAAGGTTCACAAAAGTAAGTTCTGTAGGCCTTGAGTTCTACGGGGAGATGACTGCTTCGCAGAAACCGTTTCAATCTTTAAAGGTTTTACGGTTTTCGCATATGCCAGAATGGAAAAAATGGAACATAGTCGAAGGCATCGAGTTTCCACATCTGGTTCATCTTTGTATATTACAGTGTCCCAAGCTGGTGGGAGATTTGCCTAATGAACTTCCTTCTTTAAAGAAGTTGGAGATCATTGGATGCactcaccttgtggctccactTCCGAATGTTTCCAATACTTGTGAAGTGTTTGTACAGAACAGCCACTCACAACCATCCTTGGATCTGGATAAAGATACAGTTCCACAAAAAGTACATGAAATCACCCCAGTACCCAATTCTGGTTTTCGAGGTACTAGCACTGCAAGTGAGATTGAAGAAATCCTTCATGGATCATTGATGGAAACTGAATCTGTAGTAAGCAGATTTCCTTTTAGTTCTTCTTCAGATACAACCATGTCCCCAAGGCCAAAAGAGACTTCCTCAGTTGTGTTTAGGCATCAAGTTGAAGCTGAAACAGGCTCGCAGTCTTCAATGGTTGAAGCTGATATTCCAATCACCACTCAAGCAGCTGTCATTCCTCCCACCAATAATACACCTTCCACAACAGCTCCTTTCAACAATGAAGAAGCAGGTAATCCACGATCATCCTTTGAAGTACTAAAGGTTTCAACTGTATCACAATTGAAGTCATTGCCGCCCACGCTGCACACTCTAAAAATTGAAGGGTGCGAGTACCTGGAAGCCATACCCAATGGTTTACTAGCCGGATTAACATCTCTTAAGGAGTTGTATCTCATTAGTTGTGGTTCTCTTAAATCCCTCCCTTCCCTTGGTTCTGTGACAGCACTTTACATACGTAACTGCAGAAGATTGGAAAATCTGTCATCTTCTGAATCAAAAATGCAGCTTGCCTTCCTCCACCACTTGTTCATAGGAAGTAGCTGTGATTCTCTCACTACCTTGACCTTAGATTTCTTCCCCAAACTCAAAAATCTCTGCATTTGGGATTGTTCAAACTTGCAATCATTTAATGTTATTAAAGAGATCAAGGGCGATCTTCAGTCACTTGAATCTTTAGAGATTAGAGATTGCCCCAGATTGATGTCTTTTCCAGAGGGAGGATTACATGCCCCAAATCTGGAATCCATATTCCTTTCCAATTGCCAGAATCTTAACAATTTGCCAGATGGTATGACCTCTCTGACATCCCTCAAGACATTATTTCTACATAAATGTCCAGAGATTGAATCTTTTCCATATGGGGGCTTGCCTTCAAGTTTAATTTTACTCTCCATAGCTTATTGTGACAAACTTACACCACAAAAGAATTGGAGAATGGACACTCTTGAGTCTCTCAACCGATTGGAGTTTGAAGGTGGATGCATGGGCATGGATTCATTTCCAGAGGACATGATACTTCCTCCCAATATAAGCTCACTGCGCATAAGCACACTGAAGAGTCTCAAGAAGCTAAACTACAGAGGGTTCCAATATCTGAATGCTCTTCATACACCTGAAATTCATTGCTGTGACGTCCTTCATTCCTTGCCTGATGAAGAACTTCCTTCCTCCCTTAATCAACTTTGTGTCCAAGAATGCCCTTTGCTGACTCCAAGACTTAAACCAAAAAGTGGGAAGGAGTGGCACAAGGTGGCTCGAATTCCACACATACAAATTGATCACCAAATAATCTGTTGA